The genomic DNA CTCGCGGGCGACCCTGTCGCGTACCAGGCGCAGATCTTCTTCCTCGGCTGCCTGATCGTCGCCGGGGTGTACGGAGCGGCCACCGTGAGCCGCAAGATCCTGCTCGTCCAGGCGGCCCCTGCCGCCGTGGCACTCGTCCTCGTCCTGCTCGCGGGCTGAGCCCATGACGCCCGCAGCGACGGAAGGCGGCGGAGACCCCCGTACCGCACGCACCCGCGGCAAGCTCCGCGAGGCGCTCCTCGCGGCCTGCGAGGAACAGCCACTCGACCAGGTCAGCGTCTCCGACGTGGTCCGCAGGGCCGGGGTCGGCCGGGCCACCTTCTATCTGCACTACGACGATCTGCGCGCCCTGGCCGTGGACGCCTGTGCGGAGATCGTCCGGCAGGCGGTCGACGCCCTGCACGCCTGGGACGACGTGCCGCCCGGCCCCGGAGCGCCCCCCGCCGAGCTAGTCGCCCTGCTGGAGGCGGTCCGCACCCGGGCCGAGGTCTACCGGAGCCTGCTGCGTGCGGGCGGCGGGGGACCGCTCGGCGAGCTGCTGCACCAGGAGCTGCGGCAGCGCAGCATCAGCGAACTGCGCCGTCGCCGCCCCCCGGGCTCCGCGGAGGACCTGATCGCGAGCGCCGTCGCGGGACTGTTCACCGGCGTCCTCGCCGACTGGCTGCACGGCCGGACCGACGCCACCCCGGCGCAGCTGGCCGGCGGGATCTGGCGGATGCTGCTGGCCGTGCACACCGCCGCCGTTCCCCGCTGACCTCGCGTCTCACCCACAGAGCGCCTCGGCCGTCCGGCGCCGCGCCCCTCTAGGCTGAAATCGCGCAGGCGGGCACAGAGCAGGCGCGACAAGCACGAAGCGGCATGAAGAGAAGTGCACGAAGAAGTGAGGAGCCAGACGTGGCGGTACGAGCGGTCCGTGGAGCGGTCCAGCTGGAGCGGGACGAGGCCGGACACATGGACGAGCAGGTCAGCGCCCTGCTTACCGCCGTCCTGGATCGCAACGGCCTCGTCGCCGACGACCTGATCAGCATCTGGTTCACCGCCACCCCCGATCTGCACAGCGACTTCCCGGCCGCCGCCGCCCGGGGCATCGGCATCGTCGACGTACCGCTGATCTGTGCCCAGGAACTCGACATCGTGGGAGCGATGCCCCGCGTCGTGCGCATCCTCGCCCATGTCGAGACGTACCTTGCCAAGTCCGAGATACAGCATGTCTACCTCGGCGCCACCGCCGCCCTCCGCAAGGACATCGCCCAGTGAGAACCGCCGTCGTCATCGGAACCGGCCTGGTCGGCACCTCCGCAGCCCTCGCCCTCGCCGGGCGTGGTGTCCATGTCCACCTCGTCGACCACGACCCGGCGTCGGCCCGCACGGCGGCGGCGCTCGGCGCCGGTACCGACGAGGCACCTGCGGGCCGCGTCGACCTCGCGATCGTCGCCGTACCGCCCGCCCACGTGGCCTCGGTGCTCGCCACCGCCATGCGGGAGGGTGTCGCCCGCGGCTACCTCGACGTCGCCAGCGTCAAGGGCGGCCCGCGCCGCGAGCTGGAAGCCCTCGGTGTCGACCTCACGCCGTACATCGGTACGCATCCGATGGCGGGCAAGGAGCGTTCCGGTCCGCTCGCCGCCACCGCCGACCTGTTCGAGGGGCGTCCCTGGGTCCTCACACCGACCCGGGAAACCGACACCGAGGTCCTCAACCTCGCCCTGGAGCTGGTCGCGCTCTGCCGCGCCGTCCCGGTCGTCATGGACGCCGACGCCCACGACCGGGCCGTCGCGCTCGTCTCCCACACCCCGCAGCTGATCTCGTCGATGGTCGCCGCCCGCCTGGAGGAGGCCGACGAGACAGCCGTACGCCTCTGTGGCCAGGGCATAAGGGACGTCACCCGGATCGCGGCCTCCGATCCCCGGATGTGGGTGGAGATCCTCTCCGCCAACCCCGGACCGGTCGCGGACGTGCTCGCCGGGGTCGCCGCCGATCTCGAGGGGACGGTCCGGGCGCTGCGCAGCCTCCAGTCCGGCGACGACGACAAGCGCCGCGAGGGCACCGACTCCATCGAGGACGTCCTGCGCCGTGGTAACGCGGGCCGGGTCAGGGTCCCCGGCAAACACGGGGCGGCCCCGGCGGCCTACGACATCGTGGCTGTGCTCATCAGCGACCGGCCGGGCGAGCTGGCCGGGATCTTCGCGGACGCGGGCAAGGCCGGGATCAACGTCGAGGACGTCCGTATCGAGCACGCCACCGGGCAGCAGGCCGGCCTGGTGCAGCTGATGGTCGAGCCGAGCGCGGCCCCGGCACTCGCCGCGGCGCTTCGCGAGCGGGGCTGGTCGATCCGCCAGTAGGCCCCTGGCGGCCGGGGTCCGCGGGAGTTGTCCACAGGGGTGCAAAGGACCGTCCCGACACTCGGTAACCTTGTGCGGGGCGGGTTCGCGCGCCCTTGTCCCGCCCACCCCGTGTACCAGGAAGGTGTCCACCACCGTGGAAACCGTAAGCGCCGCCGCCCGGACGGCCCCGGCCGCAGTGATCGTCGCCATCGACGGACCCTCCGGCACCGGCAAGTCGAGCACGTCGAAGGCCGTCGCCGCCAAGCTCGGCCTGAGCTACCTGGACACCGGCGCCCAGTACCGGGCGATCACCTGGTGGATGCTGAACAACGGCATCGACGTGCAGGACGCCGTGGAGGTCGCGACCGCCGCGGGGAAGCCGGTCATCGTCTCCGGCACGGACCCGGCCGCCCCGACGATCACGGTCGACGGCGAGGATGCCGCGGGCCCGATCCGTACGCAGGAGGTCACCTCGAAGGTCAGCGCCGTCAGCGCGGTCCCCGAGGTGCGTGCCAGGATCACCGAGCTGCAGCGGTCGATCGCCGCGGCCGCCGAGATCGGCATCGTCGTCGAGGGCCGTGACATCGGCACCACCGTGCTGCCCGACGCCGACCTCAAGATCTTCCTGACCGCCTCGCCGGAGGCCCGCGCGGCCCGCCGCAGCGGAGAGGTGAAGGGCTCCGATCTCGCCACCACCAAGGAGGCGCTGATAAAGCGGGACACCGCGGACTCCAGCCGCAAGACCTCGCCGCTCGCCAAGGCGGACGACGCGGTCGAGGTGGACACCACCGACCTGACCCTGCAGCAGGTCATCGAGTGTGTCGTCACCCTCGTCGAGGAGAAGCGGGCCGCGAAGTGACCGCAGCCTCGGGCACGCCCACGCTGCGCGGAGCGGCGGTCGGGCGCGGGATCGGTATCGGGCTGATGTACGGGCTGTGGAAGCCCCGCGTCCTCGGTGCATGGCGGGTACCCGCCTCCGGACCCGTCATACTCGCGGTGAACCACTCCCACAACATCGACGGGCCGATGCTGATGGGCACCGCGCCCCGGCCCGTTCATTTCCTGATCAAGAAAGAGGCGTTCGTCGGCCCCCTCGACCCGTTCCTGCGCGGAATCGGTCAGCTGAAGGTGGACCGTACGAGCGCCGACCGCACCGCCATCACCCAGGCCCTCGGTGTACTGGAGAACGGCGGGGTGCTCGGGATCTTCCCGGAGGGCACCCGGGGTGAAGGAGACTTCGCCTCGCTGCGGGCCGGGCTCGCGTACTTCGCGGTACGCAGCGGGGCGCCGATCGTGCCCGTGGCCGTCATGGGAAGCACCGAGCGCCGCGGGCGGTTGATATCGGCACTGCCGCCGCTGCGCAGCGGGGTCGACGTCGTCTTCGGTGACGCCTTCGACGCGGGCGACGGAAGTGGCCTGCGGACCCGGAAGGCGCTGGACGAGGCGACCGTGCGGATCCAGGCACGGCTGACCTCGCACCTGGAGAACGCCAGGCGTTTCACCGGGCGCTAGGTAAGACTTGAGTAGTGGGCCGCGTGATCGTGGTCCATCGATGATGATGCAAAGAGGAACGGACTTCATGAACGACCAGATTCAC from Streptomyces sp. NBC_01707 includes the following:
- a CDS encoding TetR/AcrR family transcriptional regulator; this encodes MTPAATEGGGDPRTARTRGKLREALLAACEEQPLDQVSVSDVVRRAGVGRATFYLHYDDLRALAVDACAEIVRQAVDALHAWDDVPPGPGAPPAELVALLEAVRTRAEVYRSLLRAGGGGPLGELLHQELRQRSISELRRRRPPGSAEDLIASAVAGLFTGVLADWLHGRTDATPAQLAGGIWRMLLAVHTAAVPR
- the aroH gene encoding chorismate mutase is translated as MAVRAVRGAVQLERDEAGHMDEQVSALLTAVLDRNGLVADDLISIWFTATPDLHSDFPAAAARGIGIVDVPLICAQELDIVGAMPRVVRILAHVETYLAKSEIQHVYLGATAALRKDIAQ
- a CDS encoding prephenate dehydrogenase, which encodes MRTAVVIGTGLVGTSAALALAGRGVHVHLVDHDPASARTAAALGAGTDEAPAGRVDLAIVAVPPAHVASVLATAMREGVARGYLDVASVKGGPRRELEALGVDLTPYIGTHPMAGKERSGPLAATADLFEGRPWVLTPTRETDTEVLNLALELVALCRAVPVVMDADAHDRAVALVSHTPQLISSMVAARLEEADETAVRLCGQGIRDVTRIAASDPRMWVEILSANPGPVADVLAGVAADLEGTVRALRSLQSGDDDKRREGTDSIEDVLRRGNAGRVRVPGKHGAAPAAYDIVAVLISDRPGELAGIFADAGKAGINVEDVRIEHATGQQAGLVQLMVEPSAAPALAAALRERGWSIRQ
- the cmk gene encoding (d)CMP kinase; translation: MSTTVETVSAAARTAPAAVIVAIDGPSGTGKSSTSKAVAAKLGLSYLDTGAQYRAITWWMLNNGIDVQDAVEVATAAGKPVIVSGTDPAAPTITVDGEDAAGPIRTQEVTSKVSAVSAVPEVRARITELQRSIAAAAEIGIVVEGRDIGTTVLPDADLKIFLTASPEARAARRSGEVKGSDLATTKEALIKRDTADSSRKTSPLAKADDAVEVDTTDLTLQQVIECVVTLVEEKRAAK
- a CDS encoding lysophospholipid acyltransferase family protein — protein: MYGLWKPRVLGAWRVPASGPVILAVNHSHNIDGPMLMGTAPRPVHFLIKKEAFVGPLDPFLRGIGQLKVDRTSADRTAITQALGVLENGGVLGIFPEGTRGEGDFASLRAGLAYFAVRSGAPIVPVAVMGSTERRGRLISALPPLRSGVDVVFGDAFDAGDGSGLRTRKALDEATVRIQARLTSHLENARRFTGR